The window GCCGGCTTCCAGTTCACGGGTGGTCAGTACCTTAACCGCCGGATCGCCGAGGGTCACGTCACTCAGGAACGCGGCACAGGCCAGGACGAAGTCCTCGACCAGGTCCGGGTCATACAGGCGCCCGGCATATTTGCGGATATACACCAGCGCCTCGTCGCTGTTCATCTGCCGCTCGAGGACCAGGCCCTTTTGCAATTCGATGAAGTCGACCGCCAGTTTCAGCAGGCGCGAACCGAACGGGATCGCGTCGCCCTTGAGGTGGTCGGGGAAGCCGCTGCCGTCCCAACGTTCCTGGTGGTGGCGGATGATGCGTGCCGCGTCCTTCATCGGCTCCAGGGTCATCAGCAGCGACTCGCTCTGGGTCGGGTAACTTCGGTATTGCTCGCGGTCGGTGCTGTGCAGCCTGTCGGACGGGGCGATCAGCATGCTGTCGTTCCAGCTCAGCTTGCCGATGTTGTAGAGCGCGGCCGCCATGGTCAGGTCGCGCGTGCTGGCTTCATCCATGCCCTGGGCCGTGCAGTAGAGCCGAACCAGCTCGATCAACGGGCGGTTGGTCTGCTTGTCCCTGGGCAAGCGCAAGTTGGCAAGCAACGAAAACACCTCGGTGCCTGTCGCGTAGCTGCGCTTGAGTTCTTCGTAGGCCAGGTCGAGCATGTCGGCGGTCTGCTGCAACTCCGAAGTGCGCGACACCACGCGTTTTTCCAGGGTCGCGTTCAACGCCTTGAGCTGCTCGTTCTGCACCTGGGTCAGACGTTCAAGCCGCTGGTGCTCCAGGGCCTGCTGCAGGATCAGCTTCAGCTCATCGTCATTCCAGGGCTTGGCGATATAACGGTGGATCTGCCCTTCGTTGATCGCCTTGATGATCGTCGGCACGTCGGCGTAGCCGGTCAGCAGGATACGGCTGGTGGCGGGATACAAGCGATGGACTTCGGCCAGCAACTGCGCGCCGTCCATGCCCGGCATGCGCGCGTCGCTCATGACCAGGTCGACGGGCCGCGCCGCCATTATTTCCAGGGCCTGGGCGCCACCGCCGGCCAGCACCACATCAAAGGGCTGACCGCGCAGCAGGCGGCGCAGGCTGTTGAGGATCGACTCTTCATCGTCGACCAGCAAAACCGTGGAAACTGCGGTGGAGAGCGTAGCGAGTTGTTCATCCATGCCTACTGCGCCTTCGAATTAACTGAAAAATTGAGCCGAACCGGACCCCTGCGCCAACACGTCTTCCCCGCTTGACGCGCGGGGTTAATTTGACGCCAACTGGCCGTCGATATCAAGGCAGTTCGACTATGCTGTCACAGCAGGTCGGCGCTGCGCCCAGCGATGCAACCAAGGAAGGCCAAGGCGACCTGTTCCGTCAAGCAACTGCACGGCACTGCCGCCCGATCACCAGCCCTACGCCTGCAAGGAGTGCTCGCTTGAGCGACGTCTCACCCTACCGTCCCGGCCTGATACTGAGCCTGTGGCTGTGCTTCGGCATGCCGCTGATGGCCGCGCCGTTGGATGAAGCGCTCAAACCCTTGCCTGCGGTGCCGACGCTGGACCCGGCCAAGGTCGAGCTGGGTCGCCAATTGTTCAACGAGCCGCGCCTGTCGGTGAATAACGCGCTGTCCTGCGCCAGCTGCCATCATCTGGAATCCGGAGGCGCCGACGACAAGCCGTTTTCCATCGGCTTCGACGGCAAGCCGGTAGACACCAACACGCCGTCGGTCTTCAACGCCAGCCTCAACTTCAAGCAGTTCTGGAATGGCCGTGTCGACACGCTGGAGGCACAGGTGGTAGACGTCGTCATCAGCCCCGTGGAAATGGGCAGCGACTGGAACACCGTGGTGCGCAATCTCTCTGCCGTGCCGGCCTACCAGGCTGCGTTCCAACAGGCCTACCCCGATGGCGTCACCGCCGCCAATGTGCAAAACGCCCTGGCCATCTATGAACGCACCCTGCTGACTCCCCGTTCGCGGTTCGACCAGTACCTGCTCGGCGATACCGAGATCCTCACCACCCAGGAAAAGTACGGCTACCAACGCTTCAAGGACTACGGTTGCATCGCTTGTCACCAGGGCATCAACATCGGCGGCAACATGTTCCAGAAATTCGGCGTCATGGGCGACTACTTCAAGGCGCGCGGCAACCCGGTCGAGTCGGACCTGGGTCGCTACCTGCTGACCCAGGACGAAGAGGACCGCCACGTGTTCAAGGTGCCGAGCCTGCGCAACGTCGCGGTCACCGCGCCGTATTTCCATGACGCGTCGGCCAAGACCCTGGAAGAGGCGGTCGACGTGATGTTCAGGTACCAGTTGGGGCGCAATCCGTCCCAGGAAGACAAAGACCTGATCGTCCTGTTTCTCAGGACCTTGACTGGCGAATGGGCAGGCAAGCCTCTATGAGCAAACCGACATGACCCTGTCTCGCCGCCGCATCACCCAGGTATTGCTGGGCCTGGCCACCCTGTTGCTGGCCTCGACGCTGGTGTACCTGTACGTCAAGTCCTCCCGCGACCAGACGGCCACCTATACCCATTCGCGGGATTTGATCCGCCAGCTCCAACAGCTCAATGCGCAGTGGGACAGCGAAGTGCTCAAGGCGCGGATAGCGATTACCCACAACTACGACCCGCTGGTCGCACCGCTCGCGCAAATGAACCAGCTATGGGCCAGCCTGGACAGCCGTGAGACCTATCACAACCCCGAAGACCTGACCCGCTGGCAAGCCAGCCGGGACGCCTACGAGGGGGCCATCCAGGAAAAAGCCCGGTTGGTCGACCGGTTCAAGTCCCACAACGCGGTGTTGCGCAACTCATTGGCTTTTCTACCGACGGCCGAAGATGACATCCAGGCGCAGTTCAACCGTTTCAATGAGCACGACCGTCTGCAACTGCAGGGCGTGGCCACCGACACTTACGACCTGCTGCTCAGCAGCCTGGAGTTCGCCCAGGTCACCAGCGATGAGCGCGCCGCCGATATCCTGGTGGGCCTGGGCAAACTGGCGATCAACAAGGAGCGTTTGCCCGCCGATTTCCAGGCGCCTGTGGAGATTCTGAGCAACCACATTTCGTTGATCCTGCGCGAGCAGCCGGTGGTCAACGGCTTGCTGGAACGCATAGCCGCGGTCCCGGTGGCCGAGCGCCTGGACGAGCTGACCACGCATCTGGACCAGGACCAGCAGGCGGCTGACCTTATCGACCATCAATACCACCGCTACTTGCTGGTCTTCTCGACCCTGCTGGTGGCGCTTTTGTTGTACCTGGCGGTGCGCCTGCTGCGCAGTTTCGCTGAAATCAACCGGGTCAACCGCGCCTTGCATGCGGCCAATGAAACCCTGGAACAGCGCGTGGAGCGACGCACGCAACAGCTCAAGGATGCGCAAAGCGAACTCCTGGACAGCGCTCGCCAGGCCGGCATGGCAGAGATCGCCACCAACGTGCTGCACAACGTAGGCAACGTGCTCAATAGCGTGAATATCTCCGCCGACCTGGTCACGCGCAAATTGCGCAGCAGCAAGGCGTTGGGCCTGGGCAAAGCCATGCAGTTGATCAACGAACACCAGGGCGACCTGG of the Pseudomonas azadiae genome contains:
- a CDS encoding HD domain-containing phosphohydrolase — protein: MDEQLATLSTAVSTVLLVDDEESILNSLRRLLRGQPFDVVLAGGGAQALEIMAARPVDLVMSDARMPGMDGAQLLAEVHRLYPATSRILLTGYADVPTIIKAINEGQIHRYIAKPWNDDELKLILQQALEHQRLERLTQVQNEQLKALNATLEKRVVSRTSELQQTADMLDLAYEELKRSYATGTEVFSLLANLRLPRDKQTNRPLIELVRLYCTAQGMDEASTRDLTMAAALYNIGKLSWNDSMLIAPSDRLHSTDREQYRSYPTQSESLLMTLEPMKDAARIIRHHQERWDGSGFPDHLKGDAIPFGSRLLKLAVDFIELQKGLVLERQMNSDEALVYIRKYAGRLYDPDLVEDFVLACAAFLSDVTLGDPAVKVLTTRELEAGMVLARNLNADNGMLLLNAGKVLNLPLVDKLIAFEAMEGAKYSVFIKLPEETADL
- a CDS encoding cytochrome-c peroxidase — protein: MSDVSPYRPGLILSLWLCFGMPLMAAPLDEALKPLPAVPTLDPAKVELGRQLFNEPRLSVNNALSCASCHHLESGGADDKPFSIGFDGKPVDTNTPSVFNASLNFKQFWNGRVDTLEAQVVDVVISPVEMGSDWNTVVRNLSAVPAYQAAFQQAYPDGVTAANVQNALAIYERTLLTPRSRFDQYLLGDTEILTTQEKYGYQRFKDYGCIACHQGINIGGNMFQKFGVMGDYFKARGNPVESDLGRYLLTQDEEDRHVFKVPSLRNVAVTAPYFHDASAKTLEEAVDVMFRYQLGRNPSQEDKDLIVLFLRTLTGEWAGKPL
- a CDS encoding DAHL domain-containing protein, encoding MTLSRRRITQVLLGLATLLLASTLVYLYVKSSRDQTATYTHSRDLIRQLQQLNAQWDSEVLKARIAITHNYDPLVAPLAQMNQLWASLDSRETYHNPEDLTRWQASRDAYEGAIQEKARLVDRFKSHNAVLRNSLAFLPTAEDDIQAQFNRFNEHDRLQLQGVATDTYDLLLSSLEFAQVTSDERAADILVGLGKLAINKERLPADFQAPVEILSNHISLILREQPVVNGLLERIAAVPVAERLDELTTHLDQDQQAADLIDHQYHRYLLVFSTLLVALLLYLAVRLLRSFAEINRVNRALHAANETLEQRVERRTQQLKDAQSELLDSARQAGMAEIATNVLHNVGNVLNSVNISADLVTRKLRSSKALGLGKAMQLINEHQGDLGRFFTEDEKGKLLPGYLNQLVEAIAVEQQGMAEELAQLSKSIDHIKDIVSTQQSYAGAATLKEALHIGALMDDALRMNEGSLSRHNVTVVKHYAEVPEILADKHRLLLIMVNLISNAKQAMSSLSDRPRYMTLRVQPLDDGTLQISVKDEGEGIPAENMTRIFTHGFTTRKEGHGFGLHSCALAAVEMNGQLSAHSDGPGQGAVFTLTIPLTLAGSPT